One Clostridium novyi NT genomic window carries:
- the rimO gene encoding 30S ribosomal protein S12 methylthiotransferase RimO, with product MNRYKIGLISLGCDKNRIDSELLLGKLNEKNDIVNDPNKADIIIVNTCGFIESSKQESIDTILEMAKYKEENCKMIIATGCLTQRYSKELLELIPEIDIMLGVNDYANIQNYIDDFFNEHNKICQCKYSDISINEGKRILTTAKHMAYIRISEGCNNLCTYCIIPKIRGKYRSRSIESIINEAKELANMGVKELILVGQDTAIYGSDLYKENRLSQLLRELSNIEDIEWIRILYTYPEEITDELIEEIKNNDKVCKYLDIPIQHISNTVLKRMNRKSSKELITDNIKKMRKEIDGLCLRTSIIVGFPGETEDEFNELKEFVEEIKFDNLGVFKYSQEEDTAAARMKDQVSEDLKEERLATIMSIQQNVSSKINKNKLEKVYKVLVEGQNDKYYIGRNYQMVPEIDGAIFFKCDKILNVGEFVYVKITDTLEYDLIGVVCDESGQ from the coding sequence GTGAATAGATACAAAATTGGTCTTATAAGTTTAGGGTGCGATAAAAATAGGATAGATTCAGAGTTACTTTTAGGAAAGTTAAATGAAAAAAACGATATAGTCAATGACCCTAATAAAGCAGATATAATAATTGTTAATACATGTGGTTTTATAGAAAGTTCAAAACAAGAATCTATAGATACTATATTAGAAATGGCTAAATACAAAGAAGAGAACTGTAAAATGATAATAGCAACAGGATGTCTTACTCAAAGATACTCAAAGGAATTACTAGAGCTTATACCAGAGATCGATATAATGCTTGGAGTAAATGATTATGCTAATATACAAAATTATATAGATGACTTTTTTAATGAACATAATAAGATATGCCAATGTAAGTACAGCGATATTTCTATAAATGAAGGTAAAAGAATTTTAACAACGGCAAAACATATGGCTTATATAAGAATTTCAGAAGGATGTAACAACTTATGTACGTATTGTATTATACCTAAAATAAGAGGAAAATATAGAAGTAGAAGTATAGAAAGCATAATAAACGAAGCAAAAGAACTTGCAAATATGGGAGTTAAAGAATTGATTTTAGTAGGTCAAGATACTGCTATATACGGAAGTGATTTATATAAAGAAAATAGATTATCTCAATTATTAAGAGAGTTATCTAATATAGAAGATATAGAGTGGATTAGAATCCTTTACACTTATCCTGAAGAAATAACTGACGAACTTATAGAAGAAATAAAAAATAATGATAAAGTGTGCAAGTATTTAGATATACCTATACAACATATTAGTAATACAGTACTAAAAAGAATGAATAGAAAAAGTAGCAAAGAATTAATAACTGATAATATTAAAAAGATGAGAAAAGAAATTGATGGATTATGTCTTAGAACTTCTATTATAGTTGGCTTCCCAGGAGAAACAGAAGATGAGTTTAATGAACTAAAGGAATTTGTAGAAGAGATTAAGTTTGATAACTTAGGAGTATTTAAGTATTCTCAAGAAGAAGATACAGCTGCAGCTAGAATGAAAGATCAAGTAAGTGAAGATCTTAAAGAAGAAAGATTAGCAACTATTATGTCTATACAACAAAATGTTTCTAGTAAAATAAATAAAAATAAATTAGAAAAAGTGTATAAAGTATTGGTAGAAGGACAGAATGATAAATACTATATAGGAAGAAATTATCAAATGGTACCTGAAATTGATGGTGCAATTTTCTTTAAATGTGATAAAATATTAAATGTAGGTGAGTTTGTTTATGTAAAAATAACTGACACATTAGAATATGATTTAATAGGAGTTGTGTGTGATGAATCTGGCCAATAA
- a CDS encoding FtsK/SpoIIIE family DNA translocase, producing MTKKKNKHSKKTSNVGQPSQIPDDIRGVAFITLGILMILSVFATDSSGILGRSIKKILIGLFGIGSYILPLLIIFIGISYINKNSKLNFNNRFYGIVILIINTLLFIQMVHINEYYLENDFMHGITKIFSEENAFHGGVISYMIDVPLYKLLGTVGSYIIFVAAYIISSLFIMQISLRELIQIIKGSSVKNANVKVNSNDTDIICDDSENKTNVGDSFVKGINNKIKLVNFLKPKEKQENDDIKINTIDDNELTRNIKINEPKVIHNEPLQNTQMFNKSKNDENTYKEDTSSESINNEIQKKSHETSREYVFPSTELLNYNTSNAYDKNSKKELINYASKLEDTLNSFGVNAKVIQVTKGPSVTRFELQPSAGVKVSKITHLSDDIALNLAASSVRIEAPIPGKSAIGIEVPNKIVSPVYLREVIESSEFVNFDKNIAFAIGKDISGNCVVADLSKMPHLLIAGATGSGKSVCINTLIISLIYKYSPEDVKLLLVDPKVVELNIYNNIPHLLIPVVTNPKKAAGALNWAVTEMSRRYNLFAENNVRNIEGYNELVNKGRAENKLPWIVIIIDELADLMMVSPGEVEEYIARLAQMARAAGMHLVIATQRPSVDVITGVIKANIPSRISFAVSSQIDSRTIIDSAGAEKLLGKGDMLFYPVGESKPVRVQGAFISETEVENIVTFIKDKKGPANYEQNIINEINTKVEKQDSDSDELMDEAIKIALENGQISTSLLQRRLKIGYNRAARIIDDMEDKGIISGKNGSKPRQILVDDEELKNNE from the coding sequence ATGACAAAGAAAAAAAACAAGCATTCGAAGAAAACTTCAAATGTAGGACAACCTTCTCAAATACCTGATGATATAAGAGGTGTAGCCTTTATTACACTAGGTATATTGATGATACTTAGTGTTTTTGCTACAGATTCTTCGGGGATTTTAGGTAGAAGTATTAAGAAAATATTAATTGGACTATTTGGAATTGGTTCATATATACTTCCTTTATTAATTATATTTATAGGAATAAGTTATATAAATAAAAATAGCAAACTGAACTTCAATAATAGATTCTATGGAATAGTTATCTTAATTATAAATACTCTTTTATTTATACAAATGGTACATATAAATGAGTATTATTTAGAAAATGATTTTATGCATGGAATAACAAAAATATTTAGTGAAGAAAATGCTTTTCATGGCGGAGTTATAAGCTACATGATTGATGTACCATTATATAAACTTTTAGGAACTGTGGGTTCGTATATAATATTTGTTGCAGCTTATATAATTTCTTCTCTTTTTATAATGCAAATTTCATTGAGAGAGCTTATACAAATTATTAAGGGAAGTTCTGTGAAAAATGCAAATGTTAAAGTCAATTCAAATGATACAGATATAATATGTGATGACAGTGAAAATAAAACTAATGTTGGAGACTCATTTGTAAAAGGAATAAATAATAAGATAAAACTTGTTAACTTTTTAAAACCCAAAGAAAAGCAAGAAAACGATGATATTAAAATTAATACTATTGATGATAATGAACTCACAAGAAATATTAAAATAAATGAACCTAAGGTAATACATAATGAACCGTTACAAAATACTCAAATGTTTAATAAAAGTAAAAATGATGAAAATACTTATAAAGAAGATACGTCAAGTGAATCCATAAATAATGAAATACAAAAAAAATCACATGAGACTTCAAGAGAATATGTTTTTCCATCAACCGAATTGTTAAATTACAATACAAGTAATGCATATGATAAAAATAGTAAAAAAGAATTAATTAACTATGCATCTAAATTAGAAGATACATTAAATAGTTTTGGGGTTAATGCTAAGGTTATTCAAGTAACAAAAGGACCTTCTGTTACTAGATTTGAACTTCAACCTAGTGCAGGAGTTAAAGTAAGCAAAATTACACATCTATCTGATGATATAGCCCTGAATTTAGCGGCTTCTTCTGTAAGAATAGAAGCTCCTATTCCAGGGAAAAGTGCTATAGGAATAGAAGTTCCAAATAAAATTGTTTCTCCTGTATATTTAAGAGAAGTTATAGAATCAAGTGAATTTGTAAACTTTGATAAAAATATAGCTTTTGCAATAGGAAAAGATATTAGTGGAAATTGTGTTGTTGCAGATTTATCAAAAATGCCTCATTTATTAATAGCAGGGGCAACTGGTTCTGGTAAAAGTGTATGTATTAATACCCTTATAATTAGTTTGATTTATAAGTATTCTCCTGAGGATGTTAAATTATTATTAGTAGACCCTAAAGTCGTAGAACTTAATATATACAATAATATACCTCATTTATTAATTCCTGTTGTTACAAATCCTAAAAAAGCAGCTGGAGCTTTAAACTGGGCAGTAACAGAAATGTCTAGAAGATACAATTTGTTTGCAGAGAACAATGTTAGAAATATAGAAGGATATAATGAGCTTGTAAATAAGGGAAGAGCTGAAAATAAATTACCGTGGATTGTAATTATAATAGATGAACTTGCAGATCTTATGATGGTATCTCCAGGAGAAGTAGAAGAATATATAGCAAGACTTGCTCAAATGGCAAGGGCAGCTGGAATGCATCTTGTAATAGCAACTCAAAGACCTTCTGTAGATGTTATTACCGGAGTAATAAAGGCTAATATACCTTCAAGAATATCTTTTGCTGTATCAAGCCAAATAGATTCTAGAACAATTATAGATTCAGCCGGTGCAGAAAAACTATTAGGTAAAGGTGATATGTTATTTTATCCTGTTGGAGAATCAAAACCTGTTAGAGTACAAGGAGCATTTATTTCTGAAACAGAAGTCGAAAACATAGTTACCTTTATAAAAGATAAAAAAGGACCAGCAAATTATGAACAGAATATAATAAATGAAATAAATACTAAGGTAGAAAAACAAGATTCTGATAGTGATGAATTAATGGATGAAGCTATAAAAATTGCTTTAGAAAATGGACAAATATCTACATCCTTATTACAGAGAAGACTAAAAATTGGATATAATAGAGCAGCTAGAATAATAGACGATATGGAAGATAAGGGAATAATTTCGGGCAAAAATGGAAGTAAACCAAGACAAATATTAGTAGATGATGAAGAATTAAAAAATAATGAGTAA
- a CDS encoding ClpP family protease, with product MCNNDPNREQEQNSIDSIKELGVQDPSKIIGKQRFQVLPIIGQIEGHSALPPQSKATKYEHLIPQLVDIETNDSIEGVLIILNTVGGDVEAGLAIAEMINSLSKPSVSLVIGGGHSIGVPLATSADYSFISPSATMIIHPIRMNGLVLGVPQTFEYFNKMQERIIDFITRTSKMKNETFRKLMLQTDDLLNDMGTILIGKQAVDYGLIDEVGGLSSAINKLEDIIDNGDKRTS from the coding sequence ATGTGTAATAATGATCCCAATAGAGAACAAGAACAAAATAGTATTGATTCAATTAAAGAATTAGGAGTTCAAGATCCAAGCAAAATAATAGGAAAACAAAGATTTCAAGTATTACCTATTATCGGTCAAATTGAAGGACATTCTGCTTTACCACCTCAGTCTAAGGCTACAAAATACGAGCATTTAATTCCTCAATTAGTAGATATAGAAACTAATGATTCAATAGAAGGAGTTCTTATTATTTTAAATACTGTAGGCGGAGATGTAGAAGCAGGTCTTGCTATAGCAGAAATGATAAATAGTTTAAGTAAACCAAGTGTATCATTAGTTATAGGTGGAGGTCATTCAATTGGTGTGCCCCTTGCAACTTCTGCGGATTATTCATTTATATCCCCATCTGCTACAATGATAATTCATCCAATTAGAATGAATGGACTTGTATTAGGTGTTCCTCAAACTTTTGAGTATTTTAATAAAATGCAAGAGAGAATAATTGATTTTATAACACGTACATCTAAAATGAAAAACGAAACTTTTAGAAAGTTAATGCTTCAGACAGATGATTTATTAAATGATATGGGAACAATATTAATTGGAAAACAAGCAGTTGATTATGGATTAATAGATGAAGTTGGCGGTTTAAGTAGTGCTATAAATAAATTAGAAGATATAATTGATAATGGGGATAAAAGAACTAGCTGA
- the dapG gene encoding aspartate kinase — protein sequence MKILVQKFGGTSVSTSEKRKLVVKKVSNAIKAGFKPVVVVSAMGRKGDPYATDSLLGLLTDEFKENNSLATDLLMSCGEIISSVVMSNELNKNNINAIPLMGGQAGIHTDENFSDASVKSVDNANIMKILEEGKIPVVCGFQGVSEKGFITTLGRGGSDVTASLLGVALNAEQVEIYTDVDGIMTADPRIVKGASLIKEISYNEVFQFAEQGAKVIHPRAVEIAMKGSIPLVIKNTMSDCTGTTIDNIGDLNASNIITGITHMANRVQIRIKLEDNSGNENYYDLLPILAENSISIDLINVFPNEKIFTIDKKDFFKFDGIMNSINVKYSHIDDCSKIAIIGSRMRGIPGVMAKILKSLVKEKIEVLQTADSHTTIWCLVESKYTETAINLLHEEFNLERL from the coding sequence ATGAAGATTTTGGTACAAAAATTTGGTGGCACATCAGTGTCAACTAGCGAAAAAAGAAAGTTAGTAGTAAAAAAAGTTTCTAATGCTATAAAAGCTGGATTTAAGCCTGTAGTTGTTGTATCGGCCATGGGAAGAAAAGGAGATCCATATGCAACAGATTCATTATTAGGATTACTAACAGATGAATTTAAAGAGAATAATTCTTTGGCTACAGATCTTTTAATGAGTTGTGGAGAAATTATAAGTTCGGTTGTAATGTCAAATGAATTAAATAAAAACAATATAAATGCAATACCATTAATGGGTGGTCAAGCAGGCATACATACAGATGAAAACTTTTCAGATGCATCAGTAAAAAGTGTAGATAACGCTAACATTATGAAAATATTAGAAGAAGGAAAAATACCTGTAGTTTGTGGTTTCCAAGGAGTTAGTGAAAAAGGATTTATAACTACACTTGGAAGAGGAGGCAGTGATGTTACTGCATCTTTGCTTGGAGTAGCATTAAATGCAGAACAAGTAGAAATATACACAGATGTTGATGGTATAATGACTGCAGATCCTAGAATAGTAAAAGGTGCCTCTCTAATAAAAGAAATAAGTTATAATGAAGTATTCCAATTTGCAGAGCAAGGTGCTAAAGTTATTCATCCTAGAGCTGTTGAAATAGCAATGAAAGGTAGTATACCTTTAGTAATAAAAAATACAATGAGTGATTGCACTGGTACTACAATAGATAATATTGGTGATTTAAATGCATCAAATATTATAACTGGAATAACTCATATGGCAAATAGAGTTCAAATAAGAATTAAATTAGAAGATAATTCTGGAAATGAAAACTATTATGATTTATTACCTATACTTGCTGAAAATTCAATAAGTATAGACTTAATAAATGTATTTCCAAATGAAAAGATCTTTACAATAGATAAAAAAGACTTTTTTAAATTTGATGGTATAATGAATTCTATAAACGTAAAATATTCTCACATAGATGATTGTAGTAAAATTGCTATAATTGGATCTAGAATGAGAGGAATTCCTGGTGTTATGGCTAAAATTCTAAAATCTCTTGTAAAAGAAAAAATAGAAGTGCTACAAACTGCGGATTCACATACAACAATATGGTGTTTAGTAGAATCAAAATATACTGAAACTGCAATTAATTTATTACATGAAGAATTTAATTTAGAAAGATTATAA
- a CDS encoding YlmC/YmxH family sporulation protein: protein MNENIKLYSDVENCEIININNGEKYNYVYNNDVIIDKEGNFKFLIINDNRTGFRLFKSESFLEVPWEYINKIGAKTIIMDVEETELKKLYK from the coding sequence ATGAATGAAAACATTAAACTTTATAGTGATGTAGAAAATTGTGAAATAATTAATATTAATAATGGTGAAAAATATAATTATGTATATAATAATGATGTAATTATTGATAAGGAAGGAAACTTTAAGTTTTTAATAATAAATGATAATAGAACAGGATTTAGACTTTTTAAATCTGAAAGTTTTTTAGAAGTACCTTGGGAATATATAAATAAAATTGGTGCTAAAACAATAATTATGGATGTAGAAGAAACTGAACTTAAAAAATTATATAAATAA
- a CDS encoding polyribonucleotide nucleotidyltransferase, with amino-acid sequence MNHIFETTVAGRTLKGEFGKLGMLSDCALNISYGDTVVLVNVNASPEPKEGIDFFPLSIEYQERLYAVGKIPGGFIKREGRPSDKAILNARAIDRPLRPLFPKGYRNDVQVVCTVVSVDQDNLPNILAMNGASLALCLSSIPFTIPVGTVSVGLIDGEFIINPTSKQREESILDLTVCATKDRVMMIEAGGEEIPEDVMYDAIMFGFEECKKIADFQQKVMEQYGKQKAELILHEIDADIEKEVREFAFDMVKEAMYITDKDSRNKAMDEVKEKVSEEFDEKYPDNLGDIGEAIYKMQKEVVRNMILNEKRRPDGRYFDEIRPLSSEVSLLPRTHGSGLFTRGLTQVMSVATLGSISEGQVLDGIEEETSKRYMHHYNFPSYSVGEVRPLRGPNRREIGHGALAEKAIEPLIPSEQEFPYAIRVVSEVLSSNGSTSQASVCGSTLALLDAGVPMKRPAAGIAMGLVTSEDLEKEEILTDIQGLEDFFGDMDFKVAGTEKGITAIQVDTKIKGLSNDCIKKAITNARKARLTILEVINNCIDKPREEVSKYAPKVFTMSINPSKIKDVIGAGGKTINKIIDETGVKIDIKEDGSVFVTAEDYESGKKALAMIDGYSREVKEGEVYLGKVTKIANFGAFVEILPGKEGLVHISKLDVKRVNKVEDVVSVGDEILVKVTEIDSMGRVNLSRKDAIKDSENNQDKDTEK; translated from the coding sequence ATGAACCATATTTTTGAAACTACTGTAGCAGGTAGAACGTTAAAAGGCGAATTTGGTAAGCTTGGAATGTTATCAGATTGTGCTTTAAATATAAGCTATGGAGACACTGTGGTGCTTGTTAATGTAAATGCATCACCAGAACCTAAGGAGGGAATAGATTTCTTCCCTTTAAGTATAGAATACCAAGAAAGACTTTATGCTGTAGGTAAAATACCAGGAGGTTTTATAAAAAGAGAAGGAAGACCTTCTGATAAAGCTATCCTTAATGCAAGAGCTATAGATAGACCACTAAGACCATTATTTCCAAAGGGATATAGAAATGATGTGCAAGTTGTTTGTACTGTAGTATCTGTAGACCAAGATAACTTACCTAATATATTAGCTATGAATGGAGCATCACTTGCATTATGTTTATCAAGTATACCATTTACAATACCTGTGGGAACGGTATCAGTTGGTTTAATTGATGGAGAATTTATAATAAATCCTACATCAAAACAAAGAGAAGAAAGCATACTTGATCTAACAGTTTGTGCAACTAAAGATAGAGTAATGATGATAGAAGCAGGTGGAGAAGAAATACCAGAAGATGTAATGTATGATGCTATAATGTTTGGATTTGAAGAATGTAAAAAAATTGCTGACTTCCAACAAAAAGTTATGGAACAATACGGAAAACAAAAGGCTGAGCTTATTTTACATGAAATAGATGCAGATATAGAAAAAGAAGTTAGAGAATTTGCTTTTGATATGGTAAAAGAAGCTATGTATATAACTGATAAAGATTCAAGAAATAAAGCTATGGATGAAGTTAAAGAAAAAGTTAGCGAAGAATTTGATGAAAAATATCCTGACAATTTAGGGGATATAGGTGAAGCTATATACAAAATGCAAAAAGAAGTAGTTAGAAATATGATATTAAATGAAAAAAGAAGACCAGATGGTAGATATTTTGATGAAATAAGACCACTTTCATCTGAAGTATCACTTCTTCCAAGAACTCATGGTAGTGGACTATTTACAAGAGGATTAACTCAAGTTATGAGTGTAGCTACACTTGGATCTATAAGTGAAGGTCAAGTTCTTGATGGAATTGAAGAAGAAACTTCAAAAAGATATATGCATCATTATAATTTCCCATCTTATAGTGTTGGAGAAGTTAGACCATTAAGAGGACCTAATAGAAGAGAAATAGGTCATGGTGCTTTAGCTGAAAAAGCAATAGAACCATTAATTCCAAGTGAACAGGAATTCCCATATGCAATAAGAGTTGTATCTGAAGTTCTAAGCTCTAATGGTTCAACATCTCAAGCAAGTGTTTGCGGAAGTACCCTTGCACTACTTGATGCAGGTGTACCTATGAAAAGACCAGCAGCTGGAATAGCTATGGGATTAGTTACTAGCGAAGATCTAGAAAAAGAAGAAATTCTTACTGATATTCAAGGTCTTGAAGATTTCTTTGGAGATATGGACTTTAAAGTAGCAGGAACAGAAAAAGGTATTACAGCAATACAAGTAGATACTAAAATAAAAGGATTATCTAATGATTGTATTAAAAAAGCAATAACTAATGCTAGAAAAGCTAGATTAACTATCTTAGAAGTTATAAATAATTGTATAGATAAACCAAGAGAAGAAGTATCTAAGTATGCACCAAAAGTATTTACAATGAGTATTAATCCTTCTAAGATTAAGGACGTAATAGGTGCTGGTGGTAAAACTATTAATAAAATAATAGATGAAACTGGAGTTAAGATAGATATAAAAGAAGATGGTTCTGTATTTGTAACTGCTGAAGATTATGAATCAGGAAAGAAAGCTTTAGCTATGATTGATGGTTATAGCAGAGAAGTAAAAGAAGGAGAAGTTTATCTGGGAAAAGTTACTAAAATAGCTAATTTTGGTGCATTTGTAGAAATTCTACCTGGCAAAGAAGGCTTAGTTCACATATCTAAACTAGATGTTAAGAGAGTTAATAAAGTTGAAGATGTTGTGTCAGTTGGCGATGAGATATTAGTTAAAGTAACAGAAATAGATTCTATGGGAAGAGTAAACTTATCTAGAAAAGATGCTATAAAAGATTCAGAAAACAACCAAGATAAAGATACAGAAAAGTAG
- the rpsO gene encoding 30S ribosomal protein S15 codes for MEKARKEQLIREYATHEGDTGSPEVQVALLTERINHLNEHLKEHKKDHHSRRGLLMMVGKRRGLLNYLKEHDIERYRSLIKRLGLRK; via the coding sequence ATGGAAAAGGCTAGAAAAGAGCAATTAATTAGAGAATACGCAACACACGAAGGAGATACTGGTTCTCCAGAAGTTCAAGTTGCATTATTAACAGAAAGAATTAATCACTTAAACGAACACTTAAAAGAACACAAAAAAGATCACCACTCAAGAAGAGGACTTCTTATGATGGTTGGTAAAAGAAGAGGACTTTTAAACTACTTAAAAGAACATGATATTGAAAGATATCGTTCTTTAATTAAAAGATTAGGATTAAGAAAATAA
- a CDS encoding bifunctional riboflavin kinase/FAD synthetase: MLIYEDNFKTTLKEKTYIALGSFDGLHVGHMSLINKTIELAKENNAKSMVFTFKNHPLTIINKDMAPKLIIDNKVKSELLEKCGIDIVNYVNFDNEFMKISPEDFIKNMVECYNAKGIIVGFNYRFGYKNLGDIELLKKLSIKFGFELNIIEPVKIDGDVVSSSKIRQLVSEGNITKANKFLNRPFMMQGTVVHGKQLGRKINFPTTNLNYNKKFVLPKGGVYYTCVKYNGEVYRGITNIGYNPTVSDKKLSIETHILGFEKDIYDENLKLYFCERIRSEKKFNSIEELASQLSKDKNFALKQNICLC; the protein is encoded by the coding sequence ATGCTAATATATGAAGATAATTTCAAAACTACACTAAAGGAAAAAACTTATATAGCACTAGGAAGTTTCGATGGATTACATGTAGGACACATGAGTCTTATAAATAAAACTATTGAACTTGCAAAAGAAAATAATGCTAAAAGTATGGTATTTACATTTAAAAATCATCCTTTAACTATTATAAACAAAGATATGGCACCAAAACTTATAATAGATAATAAAGTTAAAAGTGAACTACTAGAAAAGTGCGGCATAGATATTGTTAACTATGTTAATTTTGATAATGAGTTCATGAAGATATCTCCAGAAGATTTTATAAAAAATATGGTGGAATGTTATAATGCAAAAGGTATTATTGTTGGATTCAATTATAGATTTGGATATAAAAATTTAGGAGATATAGAATTATTAAAAAAATTAAGCATTAAATTTGGCTTTGAATTAAATATAATAGAACCAGTTAAAATCGATGGTGACGTTGTTAGTAGTTCAAAAATAAGACAATTGGTTTCGGAAGGTAATATAACAAAAGCAAATAAATTTTTAAATAGACCGTTTATGATGCAAGGAACGGTAGTTCACGGTAAACAATTAGGAAGAAAAATAAATTTTCCTACTACAAATTTAAATTATAATAAAAAGTTTGTATTACCAAAGGGTGGTGTTTATTATACTTGTGTTAAGTATAATGGAGAAGTTTATAGAGGAATAACCAATATAGGTTATAATCCAACAGTAAGTGACAAAAAATTAAGCATAGAAACTCATATATTGGGTTTTGAAAAAGATATATATGATGAAAATTTAAAATTATATTTTTGCGAAAGAATAAGAAGTGAAAAAAAGTTCAACTCAATTGAAGAACTTGCAAGTCAATTATCTAAAGATAAGAATTTTGCATTAAAGCAAAATATATGTTTATGCTAG
- the truB gene encoding tRNA pseudouridine(55) synthase TruB, with translation MNGILNVYKPIGITSFDVVCQIKKITGIKKIGHTGTLDPLACGVLPVCIGKGTKVVDYLMKDFKVYDATFKLGIITDTYDREGKELSISEVNVSLDEIECAVNSFLGDSFQVPPMYSALKVNGKRLYELAREGKSIEREARPITIYDINILHIDIPYVKFRVKCSKGTYIRSLCYDIGSNLKCGATMWDLERVQSGAFTKENSIELNKLTTDNINDYIISIDESLNQYDKAFVSSKCEKLLVNGVRIGDKRLLPNLDINKMYRIYSEDNKFLGLGMRNSKGLKIEKLLL, from the coding sequence ATGAACGGAATATTAAATGTATATAAACCTATAGGAATAACTTCTTTTGATGTTGTATGCCAAATAAAGAAAATAACAGGTATAAAAAAAATAGGACACACTGGTACTTTAGATCCTTTAGCCTGTGGAGTACTTCCAGTGTGTATTGGTAAAGGAACAAAAGTAGTTGATTATTTAATGAAGGACTTTAAAGTTTATGATGCTACTTTCAAGTTAGGAATTATTACAGATACATATGACAGAGAAGGAAAAGAATTATCTATAAGTGAAGTCAATGTATCATTAGATGAAATTGAATGTGCAGTTAATTCATTTTTAGGAGACAGTTTTCAAGTGCCTCCTATGTATTCTGCATTAAAAGTAAATGGTAAGAGATTATACGAGCTAGCAAGAGAAGGTAAGAGTATAGAAAGAGAAGCAAGACCTATTACTATATATGATATTAACATACTACATATTGATATACCTTATGTTAAATTTAGAGTAAAATGTTCAAAAGGAACATACATAAGAAGTTTATGTTATGATATTGGGAGCAATTTAAAATGTGGTGCTACTATGTGGGATCTTGAAAGAGTCCAAAGTGGAGCTTTTACTAAAGAAAATTCCATAGAACTAAATAAACTAACAACAGATAATATTAATGATTATATTATTTCAATAGATGAATCATTAAATCAATATGATAAGGCGTTTGTAAGTAGTAAATGTGAAAAATTATTAGTAAACGGTGTTAGAATAGGAGATAAAAGACTTTTACCTAACCTAGACATTAATAAAATGTATCGTATATATAGTGAAGATAATAAATTCTTAGGTCTTGGAATGAGAAATAGTAAAGGATTAAAAATTGAGAAACTATTGCTTTAG